One window of Salvelinus fontinalis isolate EN_2023a chromosome 19, ASM2944872v1, whole genome shotgun sequence genomic DNA carries:
- the LOC129816721 gene encoding homeobox even-skipped homolog protein 2-like, with amino-acid sequence MILMERGLHSPVSGKRLSNLSDSVLRNSVLEALENAQHGDRLNPKITSASLHGSLGDIPTKGKFETDRLFGAHHNSEKNSSAEISLSESRKKIHLYPEVSQDSDMNSDVEVGCQSYRSPSQHKENNSKGFSDNNTGGSNTNSSFLSNLNGNGMCSNMSNADQVRRYRTAFTREQIGRLEKEFYRENYVSRPRRCELAASLNLPETTIKVWFQNRRMKDKRQRLAMSWPHPADPSFYTYMMTHAAATGSLPYPFHSHMPLHYYPHVGVTAAAAAAAASGVASSPFTTSIRPLDTFRALSHPYSRPELLCGFRHPGLYQSPAGLNSSAAAAAAAAACAAAVSAPSATGLCSCLSCRSSQAASALGSRSTNTDFTCTASGQRSESGFFPYSAAVLSKTSVPSPDQREESLLNR; translated from the exons ATGATTCTGATGGAGAGAGGTCTACACAGTCCCGTGTCTGGCAAAAGGCTCTCAAACCTGTCAGACTCCGTGTTGAGAAATTCCGTGTTGGAGGCCCTCGAAAATGCTCAGCACGGTGATCGACTAAACCCGAAAATAACTTCCGCCTCGCTTCATGGAAGTCTCGGGGATATTCCAACCAAAGGCAAATTCGAGACGGACAGACTTTTCGGTGCCCACCACAACAGCGAGAAAAACTCCTCAGCGGAGATTTCATTGTCAGAAAGCAGAAAAAAAATCCATTTATACCCTGAAGTTTCTCAAGACTCAGACATGAACAGTGATGTGGAGGTGGGATGCCAATCGTATCGTTCCCCGAGCCAACACAAggaaaacaacagcaaag GTTTTTCTGACAATAATACTGGAGGCTCCAACACAAATTCATCCTTCCTTTCCAATTTGAACGGGAATGGAATGTGTTCAAACATGTCAAATGCGGATCAGGTGAGAAGGTACCGGACTGCATTCACCAGAGAACAAATAGGAAGACTGGAGAAAGAGTTTTACAGGGAAAATTATGTCTCAAGACCAAGAAGATGTGAACTTGCCGCATCACTCAATCTACCTGAAACTACAATAAAG GTATGGTTCCAGAACAGGCGGATGAAGGATAAGAGGCAACGTTTGGCGATGTCTTGGCCCCATCCAGCAGATCCAAGCTTTTACACCTACATGATGACGCACGCGGCAGCCACCGGAAGTCTACCATACCCTTTCCATTCCCACATGCCTCTTCACTATTACCCGCATGTTGGTGTCACAGCAGCTGCCGCTGCCGCAGCTGCGTCTGGTGTTGCATCGTCACCTTTCACTACCTCCATTCGCCCTCTCGATACTTTCCGTGCACTCTCCCATCCTTACTCACGCCCAGAGCTTCTCTGTGGCTTCAGGCACCCAGGACTTTATCAGTCACCCGCAGGCCTCAATAGCTCGGCGgcagcagcagcggcagcagcagcatgTGCAGCTGCGGTCAGCGCACCATCGGCTACTGGGCTATGCTCGTGCCTCAGTTGTCGCAGCAGCCAGGCGGCCAGCGCGCTAGGCTCCAGAAGTACCAACACTGACTTCACCTGCACCGCATCCGGGCAGAGGTCCGAAAGTGGATTTTTTCCGTATTCTGCAGCTGTCCTGAGCAAAACCTCGGTTCCATCACCAGACCAGAGAGAGGAATCTTTACTAAACAGATAA